A window of Chitinispirillum alkaliphilum contains these coding sequences:
- a CDS encoding Thiamine-monophosphate kinase, with amino-acid sequence MHPFPSAEYEIIEKIKSALSNSGDNPSYEEMIGDDAAVRVGSDREKLIITADVSVENVHFSTDYMTLEQIAYKAMVSNISDCAAMGAVPDSAVVQLVFPKHQEKTISQIEKIYLGFSKATEKWKFPIVGGDISAGPVWVIAVTLMGRVPQGGRVLKRKGIRPGDRLWVTGVPGRSSAGLAALNYYGPGAVPEMYCSLLEAHISPAPRIEAAVLLASDKRVHAGMDLSDGLSKDVGTLCYENGIGFLFETNYLQHCGEMVKLAEELSRECAEWFYHGGEEYELLFAADETFNPDEKCYKELGLKFISLGRFTPEYNGMMVRDSQNRLQVLTAESYDHCR; translated from the coding sequence GTGCACCCTTTTCCATCGGCAGAGTATGAAATAATCGAAAAAATCAAATCCGCTCTGAGCAACTCGGGGGATAATCCCAGCTATGAGGAGATGATTGGTGATGATGCGGCTGTGAGGGTGGGATCTGACAGGGAGAAGCTGATAATAACAGCAGATGTGTCTGTGGAAAATGTTCATTTCTCAACTGACTACATGACCCTTGAGCAAATCGCCTACAAGGCGATGGTCAGCAATATCAGCGATTGTGCTGCAATGGGAGCCGTGCCTGACAGTGCGGTAGTGCAGCTGGTGTTCCCCAAACATCAGGAAAAAACAATTTCTCAGATCGAAAAAATCTATCTGGGATTCTCAAAGGCAACTGAAAAGTGGAAATTCCCGATTGTGGGTGGGGACATTTCTGCTGGTCCTGTATGGGTAATTGCAGTGACCCTCATGGGAAGGGTGCCCCAGGGGGGAAGAGTGTTGAAAAGAAAAGGGATCCGGCCCGGTGACCGGTTGTGGGTTACGGGGGTGCCGGGAAGAAGTTCTGCGGGTCTTGCTGCCTTGAATTATTACGGGCCCGGGGCCGTTCCTGAAATGTACTGTTCTCTGCTCGAGGCGCATATCTCACCTGCACCCCGCATTGAGGCTGCGGTTCTGCTTGCTTCTGACAAAAGGGTCCACGCGGGAATGGACCTCTCAGACGGTCTCTCAAAGGATGTGGGGACACTCTGTTATGAAAATGGGATTGGTTTTTTGTTTGAAACAAATTATTTACAACACTGTGGGGAAATGGTAAAATTAGCAGAGGAACTGAGCCGGGAGTGCGCGGAGTGGTTCTATCACGGAGGCGAGGAGTATGAGCTTCTTTTTGCAGCAGATGAAACGTTCAATCCCGATGAAAAATGCTATAAAGAACTGGGACTGAAATTTATCTCTCTGGGCAGATTTACTCCTGAATATAACGGCATGATGGTGCGGGATTCTCAAAACAGGCTGCAGGTTCTCACTGCAGAAAGCTACGACCACTGCAGATGA
- a CDS encoding Ribokinase, whose amino-acid sequence MKIPYIPQDGKDKISAFGSALVDLCILERDEFLKSCGASKGGMVLTDHLFIKSLLEKASSAPTIIPGGSACNTILGIGKLGGNACFIGKRGADKLGDLFEQGLREHNVESVLLNSEIPTGHVLSIITPDAQRSMFTFLGASADTKPEEISESYFKDTALVHFEGYLVSNRPLLLKALECAKSSGALISLDLASYTVVEQSKAFLDEIIDNYVDILIANEDEAAAFSGLSVEEEAFEYLASRAEIAVMKLGKRGSIIGHDGETIIIAPQGEGDAIDTTGAGDLWAAGFLYGLINGMSLRECGALGSECGFEVCQNIGAVIPPQGWERIKIRLQVEEKGMPALS is encoded by the coding sequence ATGAAAATCCCTTACATTCCCCAAGACGGCAAAGACAAAATAAGCGCATTCGGCTCAGCTTTGGTTGATCTCTGTATACTGGAGCGCGATGAATTTTTGAAATCCTGCGGTGCCAGCAAAGGCGGGATGGTTCTGACAGACCACCTCTTCATCAAATCACTTCTGGAGAAGGCCTCAAGTGCACCGACCATCATTCCCGGTGGCTCAGCCTGCAATACGATTTTGGGAATCGGGAAACTGGGGGGCAATGCCTGCTTTATAGGGAAAAGAGGGGCAGATAAGCTTGGAGATCTTTTTGAGCAGGGATTGCGGGAACATAATGTGGAATCAGTTCTTTTGAATTCTGAGATTCCCACAGGTCATGTGTTGTCCATTATCACCCCCGATGCACAGCGTTCAATGTTTACCTTTCTGGGGGCTTCGGCAGATACAAAGCCTGAAGAGATTAGTGAGAGCTATTTTAAGGATACTGCCCTGGTTCACTTCGAGGGATACCTGGTCAGCAATCGCCCGCTGCTCCTTAAGGCTCTTGAGTGCGCCAAATCTTCGGGAGCTTTGATTTCACTTGATCTTGCAAGCTATACGGTTGTGGAACAGTCAAAAGCGTTTCTTGATGAGATTATCGACAACTATGTCGATATTCTTATCGCAAACGAGGATGAGGCCGCGGCCTTCAGTGGTCTTTCCGTTGAAGAGGAAGCGTTTGAGTACCTTGCCTCCAGGGCGGAGATTGCGGTTATGAAGCTTGGTAAAAGGGGGAGCATAATTGGCCACGACGGAGAGACGATTATTATCGCCCCGCAGGGTGAGGGTGACGCCATAGATACCACCGGGGCGGGGGATCTATGGGCTGCGGGCTTTTTATATGGACTGATAAACGGCATGTCACTTAGAGAGTGCGGAGCTTTGGGAAGTGAGTGCGGGTTTGAAGTATGTCAGAATATTGGAGCGGTTATTCCCCCCCAGGGGTGGGAGAGGATAAAGATAAGACTGCAGGTGGAAGAGAAGGGGATGCCTGCATTATCCTGA
- a CDS encoding Fructose-bisphosphate aldolase class I has product MYLETDTLLTTAQAMMMQGKGILAADESMGTIGKRFQKVNLDSTPKLRQAYREMLFTAPGIEQYISSVILFDETIRQRSSKGVPFPVLLRERGIIPGIKVDRGTSEIPFSPEEKVTEGLDGLRERLLEYRELGAQFCKWRAVFSISCDTPTDICISSNVHALARYAALCQEVNLVPMIEPEVLMDGDHDIETCARVTLRVNNLLFKELLDHKVKLEGAILKPNMVLPGKESERRADVSEIAQSTVRCFNRTVPPAVCGIAFLSGGQSPFEATENLNAINKSGSYPWRLTFSFSRALQQHPLEIWRGKEEKVKEAQAAFVHRARCNSAASTGNYTKELEEHFE; this is encoded by the coding sequence ATGTATCTTGAAACCGATACACTTCTTACCACCGCACAGGCGATGATGATGCAGGGCAAGGGAATACTTGCAGCCGATGAGAGTATGGGCACGATAGGCAAAAGGTTTCAGAAGGTAAACCTAGACTCCACCCCTAAGCTTCGTCAGGCCTACAGGGAGATGCTCTTCACCGCCCCGGGAATAGAGCAGTATATTTCTTCGGTTATACTGTTTGATGAGACGATACGTCAGAGAAGCAGCAAAGGTGTTCCTTTTCCGGTTTTGCTCAGGGAACGGGGTATAATACCCGGTATCAAGGTAGACCGCGGGACCTCAGAGATTCCCTTCTCCCCCGAGGAGAAAGTCACCGAAGGGCTTGATGGTCTTCGGGAGCGTCTTTTGGAGTACAGAGAGCTTGGAGCACAGTTTTGCAAATGGAGAGCGGTATTTTCTATCAGCTGCGATACCCCAACAGATATCTGCATCTCCTCCAATGTGCATGCGCTTGCACGCTATGCCGCGCTCTGCCAGGAAGTGAACCTTGTACCCATGATTGAGCCAGAAGTGCTAATGGATGGGGATCACGATATCGAAACGTGTGCAAGGGTGACCCTGAGAGTGAATAATCTTCTGTTTAAGGAACTCCTCGATCACAAAGTTAAACTTGAGGGAGCGATTCTCAAGCCCAACATGGTTTTACCGGGCAAAGAGAGTGAGCGGCGGGCAGATGTTTCCGAAATAGCCCAGAGCACAGTCAGGTGCTTTAACCGTACCGTTCCCCCTGCAGTCTGTGGCATAGCGTTTCTCTCCGGAGGTCAGTCACCGTTTGAAGCCACGGAGAATCTCAATGCAATAAACAAATCAGGTTCATACCCCTGGCGTCTCACGTTCTCTTTCTCCAGAGCCCTGCAGCAGCACCCCCTTGAGATCTGGAGAGGCAAAGAGGAGAAAGTTAAGGAGGCACAGGCAGCTTTTGTTCACCGTGCCCGGTGCAATAGTGCAGCCAGCACAGGAAATTACACAAAGGAGCTCGAAGAGCACTTTGAATAG
- a CDS encoding Ku domain protein: MRSIWSGALAFGLIYIPVKLYDATRTHRINFDMLRKEDLCRVRYVRVCGESGEEVPFDEIVKGYQYRKGEYVVLDPQDFRRANVKKTQTIEIHGFVDGGEVDQKFLEKPYYLEPLRGAAKAYSLLIEALQKSGKVAVARYVMKTREHMALIKPYENVLVLNQMRFADEIRSSSQLDLPSVKEQQIPQRELEMAVNLIEQLTIPWEPEKYHDSYFEDLQRIIQEKVEGKAPEEIPAEPPPSQIGDLFSSLSKSLEEAKKRQKAA; the protein is encoded by the coding sequence ATGCGTTCGATCTGGAGCGGAGCATTGGCATTTGGTCTTATCTATATACCTGTGAAACTCTACGATGCCACCAGGACTCACAGGATAAATTTCGATATGCTCAGAAAAGAGGACCTCTGCCGTGTGAGATATGTTCGGGTTTGCGGAGAGAGTGGAGAGGAGGTGCCCTTTGATGAGATAGTCAAGGGGTACCAGTACCGCAAAGGCGAATATGTAGTGCTTGATCCACAGGATTTCAGGAGAGCCAATGTCAAAAAAACACAAACCATTGAGATACATGGTTTTGTGGATGGTGGGGAGGTGGATCAGAAATTTCTCGAAAAACCCTATTACCTTGAACCCCTCAGAGGAGCTGCAAAAGCCTATTCACTGTTAATCGAGGCGCTGCAGAAAAGCGGCAAAGTGGCTGTGGCAAGATACGTGATGAAAACCCGGGAGCATATGGCTCTTATAAAGCCGTATGAAAACGTACTGGTGCTGAATCAGATGCGTTTTGCAGATGAGATCCGTTCCTCTTCACAGCTTGATCTCCCATCGGTCAAAGAGCAGCAGATTCCGCAGCGTGAACTGGAAATGGCAGTTAATCTGATTGAGCAGCTTACGATCCCCTGGGAACCGGAGAAATATCACGATTCCTATTTTGAAGATCTTCAGAGAATAATACAGGAAAAAGTGGAAGGCAAGGCCCCAGAGGAAATCCCTGCGGAACCACCCCCTTCCCAAATCGGTGACCTTTTCTCCTCCCTTTCAAAAAGTCTTGAGGAAGCTAAAAAAAGACAAAAGGCAGCATAA